AGCCAAACTGCTGAGTATCGtcaattttttaataaaaaataaaataaatcaagacaaaaacatccCTGCAGCATAATATGGAACTCAATTTTACTTGTATGGGTTGGATGTTTATGCgcagcacaaaataaaaatgtacaggTGCCAAGTGGACATTGCCCCCTTACATGACCGGTGACATTTAGCAAGGAAACTGGATTGCACGCAAGAAGAAAACAGACATGGAAATGACATGACAAGATCAGGTTTGCATTTAATTTAACAACATAATGTCTTCTATGTCATAATTTAGGATTACAATAGATCctgtgtataaaaaaatactgctTTCTTTTGCTCTGCAGCATCAGAATCTTTTCATCTGTCGCCGATCTTGTCTTCGCTGCCTTTTCTCATTCACTTCCTCCGGTGCCGATTGGCTCGTTGCAGAAAACCAGGGGCCCAGAATGTTCACCCAAAGCAGGTGAGCGGCGCGTGCCGGTGCCTGGCAAACAACGCACACATTACGTCTCTTTAAAATAAGCAATCGAACAAATGTACATGGGACGtgagtaaaaaataaagtgaaaactCTTACCAGCAACCACAGGTACCAAAAATATGAAGATATACAGCTGAGGACTTGGACAAACACTGTGAGTAGGATAACATCCTTCAGGTGCCTGGTGgagataaaaatagatatttaatgtaatatatattttaatgatgTAACTTGTGAATGCATTCATTCAAGTTACAtacaaatgtgaaatatttgaTGGTATAATGTGGTGTGATCACTGACTCTGCCATTCCTTGTTCCATGTTCAAGTCTATTCCTCCATCAAAGAGACTTCCGTCCTCAGCAAACACCGGTTTGGCCATCGTGGACATGGAGCGGTAACTCCCAACGTACACAGCTAGCGCAAATGCGAATAGCAGCTGCATGAAAATGGAAACATCCAAAAATTTACTTAAAATAATAGTTGGCCAAAGATTTCCAACAGCATATCAATCAATATACATAATGCTCACCCATGTCCAAAAAGTAGATGAACTGTAGAAGATGAAAAGATTTACAGCAACATATATGGCCTGTGcataattaatattattttagaGTTAGAAAATTGACCAACAATACATCAATCAATTATGAATGGACACATGTGCAAGATTACTGCTTACATTAGCTCCCAGAATGACTCTTGTGTAGAACTTGAGAGTTGACTCGTTGTCCTCGAAAATCTGCTTCTTTCCCTTGGTACCAACTTTGCCTTTGGGCTGTAAAGAGAGATTGAGAGAATTGAATACAATGTTTAGTTACTTTGTACATTTATTCTATGACTAGATTTGTTTAAAACGTACATAAATTGCAACAGTGAATATCATTTGTGaactaaatgacaaaaatcacTGGATAAAAACTGGTGGTGATATGTCAATCAATCCATGGTCCAAATGTGCACAGATAACGCCACAGTCGGACAGTTGAGTcagtgaaagaaaaagtgcaaGTATGTGCAATCTCACCGCCATTATCTCTCAGAGAGATACTTGTGCACGCTTCCACTGTGTCCCCTTACAATACGCTGTCCTCGAACCAACTTTAATACGTATGTTACCTCATCGAAAACTCGCAGAAAAATTCACTCCTTATTTCTTGTAACACATCAGCGTTCGACCCGTCTGAGATCGGCAGTTCCGGCGAGTGAAATAAACGTCATTCCGGTTCTTCAAAACTGAAATTTGGTGGTTGTCTGCCCTCTGGTGGCCGTTTTGCAACTACAGCATTGCATTGTACAGTAGAACAAACAGAAcgtaaattgaatttttaatttgacgtagtatttattattacagATATGTGATTTGTAAAGCATTTCCActactttccaaaatgtttgtcCTAATTAATGCGTTTTGCacataaaaatacacattttaaataatttattattatttttgtttactatttatattatatttttattaatgtttaattttttctGAGCATTTCGACTGCCAACCAAACTCAGTGTTGTATGCCATTCTAACCATCCGATTATAAAATTACTCgtgctatttaaaaaaaaatttttttttaattagtgtttgtgtgtaacgCGACCCTCGTGAAGATtaagcagttcagaaaatgaatggatgcgTGAGTCCGTGCGTGCGGGTGTGTGTTATAGTTTACTTATAAGTAAATGAGAAGCTGtcaaaaagtgcttttttgCCGGTCGGTCTACCACACCCAAAAAGGCGGATGTATCTCAGCACAGGGACAGCTCTCTCCTCATGGGCTGTTTTCTATTGGCTCCTTTTCGACCTTTGTCGGCCACCGTCGAAGCAGAGACTCATCCACAgtccatttgtgtttgttttgacgaGCAGTCCTTATGTAGTTTCACAACTTAATTGTAGGTCAGGTAGGGAGGGAGGCTCTCTCTGACTTTTTAACACAGTATGGATTTTTTGCTTCAAGTAAAATTAGGCGCTCTGGTCGGTTTGTTACTTCTAACTCTTTTTTTCGGCTTCATCCCCGCGAGAGTCGCTTGGTTCAGAAACACAAATGGGACAGGTAAGTGCAGTTACTGATCTTGACGAAtttcttgctttttatttttgaattacGTTGACCGAATTACAGGTAAACGGAGGCTTAATTTACaatcaaaactatttttttaaggCGGACTCTGGTAGACCTGGCTGGATGTATGAATGATTTTTTACTCAGTGAAGAGTCACGTGTTAGATGACTCGTCAGTGATTTTATCAACTTGTACATGATCGATTACGTAGGTCTAATATGCTGATTAATACCCAGGGAATAaaactcttttgtttttttaatactgaATTTGAGTTTGCTGCAGTGGTTTTTATACATGAATGTAAACTCCATTCTGCCCAAAGTTTGGGTCACCTGACCTGACAATGACCGTGTGCTGTAGCCCAAAGGCATCGTAAATGTTTGTATATTTTCATAATGCAACAAAGGTGGTTGTCATAGTGAACTTGTCCAAAGTGCATCTAGACTAGTCGAGTATGGAAGTGAAAATATTACTTCTCTCTGAGCACCATAAGAAGGATCTGAAAACTAATCTATGACGTGTTGGTCTAATCTGTCATTAAATCACACATAAAAAAGATTGTGGGATCAATTAATTGCATGACCATGTGTGATTTCAGAATTtcgatgtttttgttttaaatgttgcattttcaGAGACTCACCGCACAGTTTTGAGTCTGATTAGCTGCTTTGCCGGTGGAGTCTTTCTGGCAGCATGTTTGCTGGATATTATCCCAGATTACCTGGCGGACATCAATGCTGCCCTGGCATCAATGGAGGTACAGTTAACCTGCCTGCTGGATAATCTGCCTGCCTATTACTTTTGTGATCAGAAAATTTACTACATAAGAGCGCTTGACAGTAAGCTGTAATAATATTGTGGTTGCGTGTGATGTTATTCTCATATCAGGAATATGTATTTCATATTATTGACTTCATTTTAACAGTATCTACGTATTTGCTTGAGCAAAACTTTGTGATGGCAAGGCTTGATCGCATTGTCTCTCACAGGTCAACTTCCCACTTCCTATGTTCATCATCGCTGCCGGCTTCTTCGGTGTCCTCATGTTGGAGAGGATCGTTCTGAACTGTCGGGAGAATAGTGGGACTGGGAATGAGAGAGTCCCGCTTATACAGGACAACAGGAATGGCCACAGCCACGCCCATGTCCACACCTCCTCCGTGAGTCCGGATCTGGAGAGCAGCGGCCACCATGTCCATGTGGACTTTCAGGCCCACTCGCCTTTTCGCTCCTTTATGCTCTTCCTCTCGTTGTCACTCCACTCCGTGTTCGAGGGGCTTGCTATCGGCCTGCAGGATACTGATTCGAAGGTAATTAAAGAGGAATGACATTTTCTGACATTGAATTATCTCAAGGTTGCAGATGATACTGAATATTAAGCAAGGTTTTCTCCGATTGTTTAATTGCACTTTTGCAGAGTCTTGACTAGTCTTGATCAGTTCTACTGTTCAGTGCATCTGGAGTGCCAGTGCTGTATTGCACGGTATTCACAGCTATCAAATTTGATACCGCTTTTGTGTATCATAAATTGTGGCTAGTGAGTACATTTTCAGCTTCTGGTCAAATGCTTTGGCAAGAAAGTAATCTTGCGTCATGTGGTCATATAGGACCCTCTGTGCAGCCTCAAAATTCTTTCGCTTCAGGACTGTTCAGCTATAGGTTTCATTGTAGGCTCATAAGTAGAAATATGTTTGAAAGAGTGGCTTTGTGCAGTTTCAAACACTTCCATGGTATGACTTTTCATCATATCATGTTTCTTGTTTTGGCTACATCAGCCCATTTTGAGGGAGAAGCCATGTCTCATGAAATAAGTGACTGTTCAGCATACCCTTGTATACATTGGGGAGTGATGTCTTTTGAGAAATCACTGATAACGATACTAAGTAACCGACACTACTCCGACTTTTGATATATAGATCATTTTGAAGGAAGACCTTAAGTTTATTTCTGATAAAAGACATAACAGTCACTCTGCAATAGATCATTTAAGTTCAATACAGAACACAAACAACTCTCTCTGAGGTTAATTCATTTGTAATTCATTACCAAACAGATATCTTCCTGACTTTCATTGTtggtttaaaataaattgaagtggggaaaaaatacagGTTAAATTTTTGTTAACTGATTAGCATGACACTATAAAGTTGTCAAATAGGGCTCGGCGATACAGCTGTGAatttttatcacaatatttcaTATCGGGCGATATTCCTGATGTGTATTtacaatgattaaaaaaaaaaatggattaaaGACAAAATACAACTATCCACAGGAAGAATAGCAAACCCAATCAGtctaataaaatgaataaaaaaacaaatatttcatcCTCCAGGTGTTGGAAATCTGCATCGCCATACTGGTCCACAAGAGCATCATCGTGTTCAGCCTGTCAGTGAAGCTGGTCCAGAGCGCAGTTCGTCCCGCATGGGTTGCCGCTTACATCGTCGTGTTCGCCATCATGTCGCCTTTGGGCATCGCCATCGGCATCAGCGTGATCGAGGCCCAGCTGGCGGCCGGCGCGCTCATCCAATCCGTTCTGGAGGGCCTCGCGGCGGGGACCTTTGTCTACATCACCTTCCTCGAGATCCTCCCGCATGAGCTCAACTCCCCCGGGAAGCAGCTGCTCAAGGTGCTCTTCATCCTGCTGGGATTCGCCGTCATGGCCGCTCTCACGTTCGTGGGCTGAAACGAAGCCGGTCGGGGTGCAAGGTCAAGATTTTGACTTTGTGTTTGACGTCATCTCTGTTCTGAGCATGGAGATAACATTTTTTCCTCACCTTATGACAGTATTGTAGGTCCTTGACTTTTCATGTCCACCAGTGCATTTTTTAAAGGAACAAATTAACATtgcttgattttattttttttttttttagaccttTCTGTCTACTTCTTAAAATAATTCATGATTGATTTATAAGTATACGTTGTTTTACTTAAGAACAGGTCTTGATTAATAACCATGCTAGTCAAGAGTAAACAGAGCACATCTAAACTTTCACATGTCACTGGCAAACAAGTTGAACTTGAAGAAACCACTGAAGATGTTTACCGTGTGTATCACACATTGTGTTTTATCCAATTGAGTCACATTATTAGCAACTACGTTTGTGTCCATTTACTTTTGGTTCATTTGATTGAAATGATAATTGCTTCCTTACAAGTGCCTCCAAACGTgtatacatacgtacataattaattttaaagttatttttcctttggttttttttttttgcttctagTAGCCTATCACTGACCTCATGACATTTGATTTGTACTGACATTTTATGACACTGCCTTTAACCCATTTTTGATCTCAgtaatattttgttgcttgTATGATCCATAATGAGATTTTGTGAGCTTGCTTAAAAGTAGGCACTCTTCCTGATGCATTGTGTATTAAaacccaaaatgaaaatgtaatcaagaaaaaacagagatttttttaaaactttttttttaaataaaacgttgaTATCTGAGAAAGCTTGTATGTACTGAACTAAAATGAACCAAAAAATTATGAGaggcaaaataaattaatgctTTTTATGATCCAATAAATTCACACATAACAGGTTTCTGTCTAGATATCATGATAAGAAATATCCCACTTAGCGTTGATCTATGATTATCCCACAACTGACAGGGTTTGTTCCAACACTGGGACTTGAAAGTCCTGTTCCCTCTTACAACTGAGGTGAAATGTTAAACATGATTGCGTAAAGCACAGGGGTCAGTTCTCCATTTAACCATAAAGTCCTGTTCCCTATTATAAATGAAATGTTCAACACTATTGTTTAAAGCACAAGGgcgtcaaactcaaggccggGGGGCTCAGAGCTGGCtggccacatcattttatgtggcccgtgaaagCAAATCATGTGTCAACTTCTATGATCAGAATCACCTTGCTAAATTCCGTACCATCGTGTAAAGATTTTTCGTAACTCTTTTCACAGTAACTTGAATTATTGGGCACCGTACAGTGGATAAAACACTATGTAAGCGCCCTCCATTTACTTTTTATCCTTGACTTTTAgtaatttcaaaactagtcaATTTGATGTGTATTTACAATAATACGATGAGACAATTAAACATATGGTTTCATCAACAGCCGATGGAAGCCATAACTATAACTACTTGCTACACCCTATGCAAACAGCATTGTTGAATTTGTGGTTTATTTATACAAAGTATTATGAACTCGTAAATGGATAAATAAGTATTTGTAACAATATTGGTTATCTGGTCTGTGGGATCAGTTTTATCGGATCCGAGACAAATATTTGTTGCTGAAAGCAATTGAATATAATTGTGCAAAAACGTTTATCCTTAGTAATACAACGACCAATGCATGATCGTTGATGATAACATACTCCCATCTACTGGATCTTTTTATGTACTACAATGCAAGTGGATTAAAAGCACCGTTAGTGTTTCACCTCATTACAAAAAGTATGTAAACTattaaaatgcttttaatgtttatttccatgcactaaaataatattttttaggAATACTTGCTGGTATGTTTTATATCTGAATTTATtctaataatacattttatgcgGGGGGCacggtggtgcactggttagcacgccTGCCTCACATTTCAGAGGTTGCGGGTTTAATTTTCGGTCCAGCCCTCCCAGTGtggcgtttgcatgttctccccgtgcctgcgtgggttttctctgggcactttagtttcctcccacatcccaaaaacatggtaggctgattgaggtCTCCAAATTGCACGTAGGTGCGAGCGCGGATGGTTGTtcctctctgtgtgccctgcggttgaaagttgaagtgcaTGCCATATTCTATTCCATTTATAAAATTTGTTCCGGGCCTTAGTTTGGACACCCATTAAATCAGTTCGAATCTATATGATCAATGTCTGCATCGCCCACACAATTTTTTCTCATTCGATTTCCACAAAAGCAGTGATTGGCAACACAAGGCTGGGAAATTTGAGGAATGGTAGAAGACACacactcaacacacacacactgccgcttttgtttatgttttatgcaAAATCCTGAATTTATTGGAGCTGCGGGTTTTGTACTCATCACATATGCTTTGCAAAATGGCATAACATCAACACTCTTTCCTGATGTTAAAGAAATTGCTaacccatttttttcttcaaggtgAAAGGGGGCTTATTCATGAGAATCTGCTAATGAGATATGGAGTTGACGAACAATAGCACAGAGTGCATGCAGTAAGTCGGCCAGCACAGAGGCCTCAGTGTGAATGAGGGAGCCAGTAGAGCATTGAGATGAACTCTTCAAACAGCTCATTAagctgctctctctctcacatcTCAGGACAGTCACGTTGTTTCCATGAAAGCAACGCTCACATGCCTGCCAAATTGTAGACACTCTCGTGAATTCATACTAGTGTCAGAGAGGATCCAGAAGTTCTAAAATGATGGACTGACTCATTATTATCCATTTCTTAtcacttgaaaatattttctgacGGATACGTCAGTTCATTTAAACACAATGACTGTTTTTGTCCTTTCTGTTGACAATAATTATTGTAATCAAATTATTAAATAGCCATAGATGTATGAGGTAGTTTGCTCATGACTTATGTGTggtgtgcaaaaataaaaagtggttCCCTCCAAAGGAATGTACACAGAGGAATGTGCAGCATGATGTCGAGTGCGGTCCCTTCCCACAGTCTCAACATAATTTTGAGATCAAACCCCACATTTCATGTCACGCGCTGTGCCACACAATGGCAACAACACTCTAATATGACCTTAACTGTCTGGATCAATTAGGATAAAAGACTCTAGagtgtaggaaaaaaaatattaaacacaAATCAATCGAGGAAATTGATTTCCTGTTTCCTGTGTTGATATAATATTGACGAAAAGtaaaatcattcaattaaaaaagaaaacttcaaATGTTATGCAGTACAAATTGGATAATAACCTAATTTACTCTTATGTTtacaacattatttttttaatgtaaattcCAATTTTGTCAAGATACTAGATTTGAGGATTTTGTCAGCTGTATGTTAGCAAAGTATctaacaaatataaaccatgAAATATTTCACTCATAGTTCCATTGACATTGATGAGAGTGgaatttctttcatttgttttcaagttgctgttgctctttATGGAACAAGGAATCTTATTTGGCATCTTAAATGAAACGGAGAAGCAGACAATGTCACACAGCCAATCATCacagaaatatatttaatcATTAAATAAGTAAGAGATGGGGATAAAAAAGTGCACTACACCGATATAACATCATTAGAAActatttataattatattgtaTACTAACTGTTGATATGTAGACAGTGGCAATAATCTTAATGTTATACTGTACGGAATATGATATGCTGTAGAACTATatgttaaaatattaattgtattgtttttctccctccCACAGGGTCATTCAAGCTCCACCTTCATTTCCCATTATGCAAATTAGCCAATTGGTTGGTGGCAACTAAGTGATGCCGCCTCCCCTTCTGGTCCACTTTCCTCTAGTGGTCTTCTCTTCCACACTCCCCTCAAATCACATTCCACCTGCTGAAGGTAAGACTGATATTTTCTCCATTAGGTCT
The window above is part of the Syngnathus acus chromosome 3, fSynAcu1.2, whole genome shotgun sequence genome. Proteins encoded here:
- the tmem208 gene encoding transmembrane protein 208, with the translated sequence MAPKGKVGTKGKKQIFEDNESTLKFYTRVILGANAIYVAVNLFIFYSSSTFWTWLLFAFALAVYVGSYRSMSTMAKPVFAEDGSLFDGGIDLNMEQGMAEHLKDVILLTVFVQVLSCISSYFWYLWLLAPARAAHLLWVNILGPWFSATSQSAPEEVNEKRQRRQDRRQMKRF
- the slc39a1 gene encoding zinc transporter ZIP1 produces the protein MDFLLQVKLGALVGLLLLTLFFGFIPARVAWFRNTNGTETHRTVLSLISCFAGGVFLAACLLDIIPDYLADINAALASMEVNFPLPMFIIAAGFFGVLMLERIVLNCRENSGTGNERVPLIQDNRNGHSHAHVHTSSVSPDLESSGHHVHVDFQAHSPFRSFMLFLSLSLHSVFEGLAIGLQDTDSKVLEICIAILVHKSIIVFSLSVKLVQSAVRPAWVAAYIVVFAIMSPLGIAIGISVIEAQLAAGALIQSVLEGLAAGTFVYITFLEILPHELNSPGKQLLKVLFILLGFAVMAALTFVG